The following are encoded together in the Acidobacteriota bacterium genome:
- a CDS encoding M20/M25/M40 family metallo-hydrolase, translating into MRTATVIAPAMTALLALALAPAPGAGQDTNSDPRLPEASRRLQQYLRIDTTNPPGNESEAVAFFAEILEREGIAYETVEPEPGRGSIWARLEGGPAPGIILLHHIDVVPADPRFWKHDPMSGTYENGYLNGRGALDTKGLGIMHFEAFLALARSGEPLERDVIFLATADEEAGGRHGAGWIVRNRPDLLEGAGLVLNEGGSGRVLGNRVVFSVEVTQKVPMWLRLNAVGPAGHGSSPTTRSAVTDLIEALERLRQDPFAPRIVPAVGDFFRDLAELESAAAELADPEGLIAEPDRLAALHRTNPSLHALTRNTCAVTRLQASSKINVVPPAATAELDCRLLPDQEPRAFIRELRKRLDQPSISIEVLLSFKAAISPTDTDLYRAIEAVTARRFPGSTVMPAVTAGFTDSHFFRDLGIVAYGFSPAVIPGSDQGGIHGNNERISVQNVERGWRTMLDLLETIAVAPTRRVAPADFTPTAGGQD; encoded by the coding sequence ATGCGCACCGCCACCGTGATCGCTCCGGCGATGACCGCGCTCCTGGCCCTGGCCCTGGCCCCGGCGCCGGGCGCAGGCCAGGACACAAACAGCGATCCACGGCTGCCGGAGGCCTCGCGGCGACTCCAGCAGTATCTCCGCATCGACACGACGAACCCGCCGGGCAACGAGAGCGAGGCCGTCGCGTTCTTCGCGGAGATCCTCGAGCGCGAGGGCATTGCCTACGAGACCGTCGAGCCTGAACCTGGACGCGGCAGCATCTGGGCACGACTCGAAGGGGGCCCTGCGCCGGGCATCATCCTGCTCCACCACATCGATGTGGTACCGGCCGACCCGCGGTTCTGGAAGCACGATCCGATGTCCGGAACCTACGAGAACGGCTACCTCAACGGCCGCGGGGCCCTCGACACGAAGGGCCTGGGCATCATGCACTTCGAGGCCTTCCTCGCTCTCGCCCGTTCCGGGGAGCCCCTCGAACGCGACGTCATCTTCCTGGCCACGGCGGACGAGGAGGCGGGCGGCCGCCACGGCGCAGGCTGGATCGTGCGCAACCGGCCGGACCTGCTGGAAGGGGCCGGCCTCGTGCTCAACGAGGGCGGCAGCGGGCGGGTCCTGGGCAACCGGGTCGTCTTCAGTGTCGAGGTGACGCAGAAGGTGCCGATGTGGCTGCGGCTGAACGCGGTAGGACCGGCCGGCCATGGATCGAGCCCCACGACCCGCAGCGCGGTGACCGACCTGATCGAGGCGCTCGAGCGCCTCCGCCAGGATCCGTTCGCGCCCCGCATCGTGCCCGCGGTCGGCGACTTCTTTCGCGACCTGGCGGAACTCGAGTCCGCGGCCGCCGAACTCGCCGACCCGGAGGGCCTGATCGCGGAACCCGATCGTCTCGCCGCGCTGCATCGAACGAATCCGTCGCTCCACGCCCTGACCCGCAACACCTGCGCCGTCACCCGGCTTCAGGCGTCGAGCAAGATCAACGTCGTTCCCCCCGCGGCGACCGCCGAGCTGGACTGCCGGTTGCTTCCCGACCAGGAGCCGCGCGCCTTCATCCGTGAACTCAGGAAACGACTCGATCAGCCGTCCATCTCGATCGAAGTCCTGCTGTCCTTCAAGGCGGCCATCTCCCCGACCGACACGGACCTCTACCGCGCCATCGAGGCCGTCACCGCCCGCCGCTTTCCCGGCTCCACCGTCATGCCGGCCGTCACCGCCGGCTTCACCGACAGCCACTTCTTCCGCGATCTCGGGATCGTCGCCTACGGCTTCTCGCCGGCCGTCATCCCGGGCAGCGACCAGGGCGGCATCCACGGCAACAACGAGCGGATCTCCGTCCAGAACGTCGAGCGCGGCTGGCGGACGATGCTGGACCTCCTTGAGACCATCGCCGTCGCCCCCACCCGCCGCGTCGCGCCGGCGGACTTCACCCCGACCGCCGGCGGCCAGGACTGA
- a CDS encoding pyrroloquinoline quinone-dependent dehydrogenase, with protein MTRSQRRLVTSTLMPALLVVGSVAAWAQHGVGAGDWPSYGGDHGSTKYTALDQIDRDNVAELEVVWGWDSPDNAEAAERHRMLRPGAYKVTPLMVGGVLYASTSFGQVAAIDGETGEQKWVFDTEDWRQSRPTNLGYNHRGVGYWTDGEQARILMPTNQAYLWAIDAHTGEPVGDFGEGGKVDLTVGLGRPVQRRIYSVISAPMIVGDTVVVGSSIFDGPTRKEMPPGHVRGFDVRTGKQKWIFHTIPQGDEPGVETWEDESWTYSGNTNVWTVMSGDPELGYVYLPTGTPTNDWYGGHRLGDNLYAESLVCLDVATGEKVWHFQFVHHGLWDYDVPAAPNLVDVTVDGEQIKAVAQTTKQGFIYVFDRVTGEPVWPIEERPVPQTDVPGERTSPTQPFPTKPAPYEHQGFESDDMLISFTPELHEAAKKIRDQYVSGPLFTPPSLQGTLLLPGWGGGANWYGAAVDPETATIYIPSFTMPMVVRLVEPDGARSNFRYVRGMASIDDFALQGPEGLPLTRPPYGRLTAIDLNTGEHAWMQPLGDGPRKQVAELAGEDPGPLGGPPAAGPLLTKTLLFQAQGGAPGLTGGPGGGEVSVLRAHDKKTGDVIHEIELSASPSGTPMSYAIGGRQYIALAVTGTDEAEGEAGIIAFALPQSSLKETGP; from the coding sequence TTGACCAGATCACAACGAAGACTCGTGACATCGACGCTGATGCCGGCGTTGCTGGTCGTCGGGTCGGTAGCGGCCTGGGCCCAGCACGGCGTCGGCGCCGGCGACTGGCCGTCCTACGGCGGCGACCACGGCAGCACGAAGTACACCGCGCTCGACCAGATCGACCGGGACAACGTCGCCGAACTCGAGGTCGTCTGGGGCTGGGACTCCCCGGACAACGCCGAGGCCGCCGAGCGGCACCGGATGCTCCGGCCGGGCGCCTACAAGGTGACCCCGCTCATGGTCGGCGGTGTGCTTTACGCGTCGACGTCGTTCGGCCAGGTGGCCGCGATCGACGGGGAGACCGGCGAACAGAAGTGGGTGTTCGACACGGAGGACTGGAGGCAGAGCCGGCCCACGAACCTCGGCTACAACCACCGCGGCGTCGGCTACTGGACGGACGGCGAGCAGGCGCGGATCCTCATGCCGACGAACCAGGCGTACCTCTGGGCCATCGACGCCCACACGGGCGAGCCGGTCGGGGACTTCGGCGAAGGAGGCAAGGTCGACCTGACGGTTGGGCTCGGGCGGCCGGTGCAGCGCCGGATCTACTCGGTCATTTCGGCGCCGATGATCGTCGGCGACACGGTCGTTGTCGGTTCCTCGATCTTCGATGGCCCGACCCGGAAGGAGATGCCGCCGGGGCACGTCCGCGGATTCGACGTCCGTACCGGCAAACAGAAGTGGATCTTCCACACGATTCCCCAGGGGGACGAACCGGGGGTAGAGACGTGGGAGGACGAATCCTGGACGTACAGTGGCAACACGAACGTCTGGACCGTGATGAGCGGCGACCCGGAACTCGGTTACGTCTACCTGCCCACCGGCACGCCGACGAACGACTGGTACGGCGGCCACCGCCTCGGCGACAACCTCTACGCCGAGAGCCTGGTCTGCCTCGACGTGGCGACCGGCGAGAAGGTGTGGCACTTCCAGTTCGTCCACCACGGGCTGTGGGACTACGACGTGCCGGCGGCGCCGAACCTGGTCGACGTAACCGTCGACGGCGAACAGATCAAGGCAGTCGCCCAAACGACGAAGCAGGGCTTCATCTACGTCTTCGACCGCGTGACCGGCGAGCCGGTCTGGCCGATCGAGGAGCGGCCGGTGCCGCAGACCGACGTTCCGGGCGAGCGAACGTCGCCGACCCAGCCGTTCCCGACGAAGCCGGCGCCCTACGAGCATCAGGGCTTCGAGAGCGACGACATGCTGATCTCCTTCACGCCGGAACTCCACGAAGCGGCCAAGAAGATCCGGGACCAGTACGTTTCCGGTCCGCTGTTCACGCCGCCGTCGCTCCAGGGGACCCTGCTGCTGCCCGGCTGGGGCGGCGGCGCCAACTGGTACGGCGCCGCGGTCGATCCCGAGACGGCGACGATCTACATCCCCTCCTTCACCATGCCGATGGTCGTCAGGCTGGTCGAGCCGGACGGCGCCCGTTCCAACTTCCGGTACGTACGCGGCATGGCGAGCATTGACGACTTCGCCCTGCAGGGACCGGAGGGACTGCCGCTGACAAGGCCGCCCTACGGCCGGCTCACGGCGATCGACCTGAACACCGGCGAGCACGCCTGGATGCAGCCGCTTGGCGACGGCCCGCGGAAGCAGGTCGCGGAGTTGGCCGGCGAGGATCCGGGTCCGCTCGGCGGTCCGCCCGCGGCCGGACCGCTGCTGACGAAGACGCTGCTCTTCCAGGCCCAGGGCGGCGCGCCGGGGTTGACCGGCGGCCCGGGGGGCGGGGAAGTCTCCGTCCTGCGGGCGCACGACAAGAAGACCGGCGATGTGATCCACGAGATCGAACTCTCCGCGTCGCCGAGCGGGACGCCGATGTCCTACGCGATCGGCGGGCGCCAGTACATCGCGCTTGCGGTTACCGGCACGGACGAAGCTGAGGGCGAAGCAGGGATCATCGCCTTCGCGTTGCCGCAGAGCTCTCTGAAGGAGACCGGCCCGTGA
- a CDS encoding fumarylacetoacetate hydrolase family protein, with translation MKLLSLLRDGRSAIGVLADEETVVDLSVAAPDLPRGMCRLLAAGEAAIEAARRAVDSGDGRVALAEQTLLAPVPKPRKFFAIGLNYADHAAETGQELPAFPTVFNKQVTCVNRPGGDIHIPRASSAVDYEGEFAFVIGRRCRGVAAADAGSVIAGYTIVNDVSVRDWQRRSPTMILGKGWDTHGPMGPYLVTADEVEDPKALGIRTWVNGELRQDSNTRELVFDCPKLVETISTMCTLEPGDVVSTGTPAGVGLAFKPPKFLVAGDTVRIEIDGLGGLENPVIAEP, from the coding sequence GTGAAGCTCCTTTCGCTGCTGCGTGACGGCCGTTCCGCGATCGGCGTGCTCGCGGACGAAGAAACGGTCGTCGATCTGAGCGTCGCGGCGCCCGACCTGCCGCGGGGCATGTGCCGGCTCCTGGCCGCCGGTGAGGCGGCGATAGAGGCGGCCCGCCGCGCCGTCGACTCCGGCGACGGACGGGTCGCATTGGCCGAGCAGACGCTCCTGGCGCCGGTGCCCAAGCCGCGCAAGTTCTTCGCGATCGGCCTGAACTACGCCGATCACGCTGCCGAGACGGGCCAGGAACTCCCTGCGTTCCCGACCGTCTTCAACAAGCAGGTCACCTGCGTCAACCGGCCGGGAGGGGACATCCACATCCCGCGCGCGTCCTCCGCAGTCGACTACGAGGGCGAGTTCGCCTTCGTCATCGGGCGACGCTGCCGGGGCGTCGCTGCGGCTGATGCCGGGTCCGTGATCGCGGGCTACACGATCGTCAACGACGTCTCCGTTCGCGACTGGCAGCGACGTTCGCCGACGATGATCCTCGGCAAGGGCTGGGACACCCACGGTCCGATGGGGCCCTACCTGGTGACCGCCGACGAGGTCGAGGATCCGAAGGCGCTCGGTATCCGTACCTGGGTAAACGGCGAGCTGCGTCAGGACTCGAACACGCGGGAACTCGTCTTCGACTGCCCGAAGCTGGTCGAGACGATTTCGACCATGTGCACGCTCGAACCAGGCGACGTGGTGAGCACGGGCACGCCGGCGGGCGTGGGCCTTGCCTTCAAGCCGCCGAAGTTCCTGGTCGCCGGCGACACGGTACGGATCGAGATCGACGGCCTGGGTGGGCTCGAGAACCCGGTGATCGCCGAGCCCTAG
- a CDS encoding carboxylesterase family protein, with the protein MKTPYCLAAAAAILPLLLACAAGEAADPFLVETDAGPVQGFAPEGSDDIAAFLGIPFAQAPEGHLRWRPPIAVEPWTEPLEANEYRPICPQGRAQLPQSEDCLYLNVWTSADRSGTEAMPVMVWIHGGGFRAGNGRLGEAPATGRGAGFARRGVVVISIQYRLGALGFFAHPALAAEAALSGQPEGSHGVTDMIAALDWVQRNAAAFGGDPERVTIFGVSAGGMAVNTLMSVPMAAGLFHRAIAQSGYGTWRLPHLSEPRWGLPSARDMGAALIAEAGFDLGAEPSAADLRALSFEELNTLGTGFWVPITGTMLPDEPGIVFARGKQHDVPYITGGNSFEGTIFRAFRMAPDDYFATFGEHEQHARSLYGADARADTDAGRIAAATSFGDQRYVISARYLAEQMKTVSSPARTYYFRFVPEAQRETFPGAPHGSEVAYVFGDPGEPGSENYRGDDGAALADAMAGYWTRFAATGDPNADGAPEWPEYEAENDTWLVLDAPKPKATPGVLKDRLDLLEAVYLERVRGE; encoded by the coding sequence ATGAAGACCCCGTACTGCCTCGCTGCCGCCGCAGCCATCCTCCCTCTCCTCCTCGCCTGCGCCGCCGGAGAGGCCGCGGACCCCTTCCTCGTCGAGACCGACGCCGGCCCCGTCCAGGGCTTCGCCCCCGAAGGCAGCGACGACATCGCCGCCTTCCTCGGCATTCCCTTCGCGCAGGCCCCCGAAGGCCACCTGCGCTGGCGACCTCCCATCGCGGTCGAGCCCTGGACGGAGCCCCTCGAAGCCAACGAGTACCGCCCCATCTGCCCGCAAGGCCGCGCCCAGCTACCCCAGAGCGAGGACTGCCTCTACCTGAACGTCTGGACGTCGGCCGACCGCTCCGGCACGGAAGCCATGCCAGTCATGGTCTGGATCCACGGCGGCGGCTTCCGCGCCGGCAACGGCCGACTCGGCGAAGCCCCCGCGACCGGCCGCGGCGCCGGTTTCGCGCGCCGCGGCGTCGTCGTGATCAGCATCCAGTACCGGCTGGGCGCACTCGGCTTCTTCGCCCACCCCGCCCTGGCCGCCGAGGCAGCGCTCTCCGGCCAGCCCGAGGGCAGCCACGGCGTGACCGACATGATCGCCGCCCTCGACTGGGTGCAACGGAACGCCGCTGCCTTCGGCGGCGATCCGGAACGCGTGACGATCTTCGGCGTCTCGGCGGGCGGCATGGCGGTCAACACCCTGATGAGCGTGCCGATGGCCGCCGGCCTGTTCCACCGCGCGATCGCCCAGAGCGGCTACGGCACCTGGCGGCTCCCCCACCTCAGCGAGCCGCGCTGGGGCCTGCCCTCGGCGCGCGACATGGGTGCGGCGCTGATCGCCGAAGCCGGCTTCGACCTCGGCGCCGAACCCTCGGCCGCCGACCTGCGCGCCCTTTCGTTCGAGGAACTCAACACCCTCGGCACCGGCTTCTGGGTGCCGATCACGGGCACCATGCTCCCTGACGAGCCCGGCATCGTCTTCGCCCGCGGCAAGCAGCACGACGTCCCCTACATCACCGGCGGCAACAGCTTCGAGGGGACGATCTTCCGCGCCTTCCGGATGGCGCCCGACGACTACTTCGCCACCTTCGGCGAGCACGAACAGCACGCTCGGAGCCTCTACGGGGCGGACGCAAGGGCCGATACCGACGCCGGGCGCATCGCTGCCGCCACCTCGTTCGGCGACCAGCGCTACGTGATCTCCGCCCGCTACCTTGCGGAACAGATGAAGACCGTCTCCTCGCCAGCGCGCACCTACTACTTCCGGTTCGTGCCCGAAGCGCAACGCGAGACGTTCCCCGGCGCCCCCCACGGCTCGGAGGTCGCGTACGTCTTCGGTGATCCAGGCGAGCCCGGATCGGAGAACTACCGCGGCGACGACGGCGCCGCCCTCGCCGACGCGATGGCCGGCTACTGGACCCGTTTCGCCGCCACCGGCGACCCGAACGCCGACGGCGCCCCGGAGTGGCCGGAGTACGAGGCGGAGAACGACACCTGGCTGGTGCTTGACGCCCCGAAGCCCAAGGCAACACCCGGCGTGCTCAAGGACAGGCTCGACCTGCTGGAGGCGGTGTACCTGGAGCGGGTCCGCGGGGAGTGA
- a CDS encoding cytochrome c translates to MEPPAATYQHRTRWLLALLCVAVSTGAAATTNGQNANTEEASSPVAETEVDLGRQAFLRYCRECHGEDGDGLGKFSYTTGERPRSFQSGRFKLATTENSIPSDRDLEETIRRGMPGTGMSAWGQVPDAEIAAMARYTRRFSLDAIRSELDRAVAAGELSAAEADAEFARRTTPGPAIEIPPEPPFNDERRARGERIYVEACASCHGPNGRRLRNDPMPDFEGNHTLPTNIVGGVFKGGNDSAAIYSRLYLGMDGTAMPGYRDAYTPDELWDLVHTVERIIAEGGLGQPEDEAAVAAAATAAQAAAAAYDSLFDEPRDEVVTYEERGAAPILVWGGGALLLLVIVGSALLTSRR, encoded by the coding sequence ATGGAACCTCCGGCGGCAACGTATCAGCACCGTACCCGGTGGCTCCTGGCCCTTCTTTGTGTGGCCGTGTCGACTGGCGCCGCGGCGACGACGAACGGGCAGAACGCCAACACCGAAGAAGCCTCCTCGCCGGTAGCGGAAACGGAAGTCGACCTCGGACGGCAGGCCTTCCTCCGCTACTGCCGCGAATGCCACGGCGAAGACGGCGACGGCCTGGGCAAGTTCAGTTACACCACCGGTGAGCGGCCCCGCAGCTTTCAGTCGGGACGGTTCAAGCTGGCGACGACCGAGAACTCGATCCCCTCGGATCGTGACCTGGAGGAGACGATTCGCCGCGGAATGCCTGGTACCGGCATGTCGGCCTGGGGCCAGGTTCCGGACGCCGAGATCGCGGCGATGGCGCGCTACACCCGCCGCTTCAGCCTGGACGCCATCCGCAGCGAACTCGATCGGGCGGTCGCCGCGGGTGAATTGAGTGCCGCGGAGGCCGATGCGGAGTTCGCCCGGCGGACGACCCCGGGACCGGCGATCGAGATCCCGCCCGAGCCTCCCTTCAACGACGAGCGCCGCGCCCGCGGCGAACGGATCTACGTGGAGGCCTGCGCTTCCTGTCACGGGCCGAACGGCAGGCGGCTTCGCAACGACCCGATGCCGGACTTCGAAGGCAACCACACGCTGCCGACGAACATCGTCGGCGGCGTCTTCAAGGGCGGAAACGACAGCGCCGCGATCTACAGCCGCCTCTATCTCGGCATGGACGGCACGGCGATGCCGGGCTATCGCGACGCGTACACTCCGGACGAGCTTTGGGATCTCGTCCATACCGTGGAGCGGATCATCGCCGAGGGCGGCCTGGGGCAGCCGGAAGACGAGGCCGCGGTGGCGGCGGCGGCGACCGCGGCACAGGCAGCGGCGGCTGCCTACGACTCGCTCTTCGACGAGCCACGGGACGAGGTGGTCACGTACGAGGAGCGTGGAGCTGCGCCGATCCTCGTCTGGGGCGGAGGCGCCCTGCTGCTGCTGGTGATCGTGGGCTCGGCGCTGTTGACCAGCCGCCGGTAG
- a CDS encoding VWA domain-containing protein, which yields MISACSRSGLLPAVAALLAVLSPALGAAQVLNRDAEIILQVPSSAPPRQLDRRSVEILENGQLREVLAVEPIEERWRVVVYFDLPGSTPEGIEAAAAAVGSAADALVTLGDVEMITADRIAEVELAPTANAGLVRAAAAAVGARAGAAGALFERRREMQAAADERSGDPEADALRTADLLEGFLLELDTLRWQRANLLESLESLGDGAWTGGPPRVLFLVRDATDLDADAFAQELLGEPIPAFERAALSEQQQQRSLARTVAALGWRVHALQLAPAAGEVDGLLPGRLQSAREFVAASGGEVLLAESGGITPALERLQASWRVRYRSSGPRDGATHPIDVRIASTTASGGPPPDVLARRWATVAAPADLVALRANRALDALSRDGDGATDDGSGELAVRGVLLPQGIQSATEGAPAEFVTLDGLATLGANPPPSSDALRLTVYGRGLDAPAFLLHRAGTGADLRRGTWRFRTLFDLPVAIDELVLMVEDLRNDRWQVEFLETASSPIDDRSDMELLVPEPGAGSLTAAPTEAEILAAARTAARRAGWAGGRRENILDPAAGSSLVRLIPPRGERSGLSGRKSFSTVTTSDVVRRVKFYLDGEQVFDDRRKPFQTTIDLGPEALPHTVRIVAYDRSDRWLGEDELTINERQRRVGVGIAAVEAQPGGRYAVEAQVELTRGRALDRVEFYRNDRLAATLTRPPFRTVLPGPAIPGADFARVAVHLDDGTMIEDVEFLSSDTPMAETVVNLVEVYVVVNDEEGKPITTLESDDFVLRSGRREIPIERFAVAEDVPLVLGLAVDSSQSMFALMPDTRRAAARFLGNTLTQIDQAFLVDFDTRPRLLSDTTADVSELISTLGRIQADGQTALYDAMQFCLVHLARDQGRRALVVLTDGDDYGSQSSYRRTFRTAGNTGVPIYVISMSQGEDRWGRGPRKLDLEAITKASGGRVYYVASMDAVLWAYGHIGEELRSQYMLGYATGEPLTPREVQSIKVELRDKRQDREVRMTVGRGRG from the coding sequence ATGATCTCCGCCTGCTCGCGGAGCGGTCTGTTGCCGGCCGTCGCTGCGCTACTCGCCGTTCTCTCCCCCGCCCTCGGCGCGGCGCAGGTGCTGAACCGCGACGCTGAGATCATCCTCCAGGTCCCATCCTCGGCCCCTCCCCGCCAGCTCGACAGGCGAAGCGTCGAGATCCTGGAAAACGGTCAACTCAGGGAAGTCCTGGCGGTCGAACCGATCGAGGAGCGTTGGCGAGTCGTCGTCTACTTCGACCTGCCGGGCTCGACACCCGAGGGGATCGAGGCGGCGGCCGCCGCGGTGGGGAGCGCTGCCGATGCTCTGGTGACGCTCGGCGACGTCGAGATGATCACCGCCGACCGGATCGCCGAGGTCGAGCTCGCACCGACCGCGAACGCCGGGCTGGTGCGGGCGGCTGCCGCGGCGGTCGGTGCCCGGGCCGGCGCCGCGGGCGCCCTGTTCGAGCGGCGCCGGGAGATGCAGGCGGCCGCCGACGAACGCTCGGGCGACCCGGAGGCGGACGCGTTGCGCACCGCCGACCTGCTCGAGGGATTCCTGCTGGAGCTCGACACGCTGCGCTGGCAGCGGGCGAACCTGCTCGAGTCGCTCGAATCGCTCGGTGACGGCGCCTGGACCGGTGGTCCACCGCGGGTGCTGTTCCTCGTGCGCGACGCGACCGACCTGGACGCGGACGCGTTCGCTCAGGAACTGCTGGGCGAACCCATTCCCGCGTTCGAACGCGCGGCCCTGAGCGAACAGCAACAGCAACGCAGCCTGGCTCGAACCGTCGCGGCGCTCGGCTGGCGCGTCCATGCCCTTCAGCTCGCGCCGGCAGCCGGAGAGGTCGACGGTCTCCTGCCCGGAAGACTTCAGTCGGCCCGAGAGTTCGTAGCGGCCAGCGGCGGCGAGGTGCTCCTCGCCGAGAGCGGAGGGATCACGCCTGCGCTCGAGCGGCTGCAGGCGTCCTGGCGGGTTCGCTACCGCTCGTCCGGCCCCCGCGACGGCGCCACCCATCCGATCGACGTTCGCATCGCCTCGACCACTGCGTCCGGCGGACCTCCGCCGGACGTCCTGGCGCGCCGCTGGGCCACCGTCGCGGCGCCGGCGGACCTGGTCGCCCTCCGCGCCAACCGCGCGCTCGACGCCCTGAGCCGGGATGGCGACGGTGCCACCGACGATGGCAGCGGCGAACTCGCCGTCCGGGGCGTCCTGCTGCCCCAAGGCATCCAGTCGGCCACGGAAGGCGCGCCTGCCGAGTTCGTCACGCTCGACGGGCTCGCCACCCTGGGCGCCAATCCCCCACCCTCCAGCGACGCACTCCGGCTCACGGTCTACGGCCGGGGCCTGGACGCGCCGGCCTTCCTGCTTCACCGCGCGGGAACCGGAGCCGACCTCAGGAGAGGAACGTGGCGCTTCCGCACTCTCTTCGACCTGCCGGTGGCCATCGACGAACTCGTCCTGATGGTCGAAGACCTGCGCAACGACCGCTGGCAGGTCGAGTTCCTCGAAACCGCGTCAAGCCCCATCGATGACCGCAGCGACATGGAGCTGCTGGTGCCGGAACCAGGCGCCGGTTCGCTCACGGCCGCCCCGACCGAGGCCGAGATCCTCGCGGCGGCCAGGACCGCTGCCCGCCGGGCCGGCTGGGCAGGTGGCCGGCGGGAGAACATCCTCGACCCCGCAGCCGGCTCCAGCCTCGTGCGTCTGATCCCGCCCCGCGGCGAGCGGTCTGGGCTCAGCGGCAGGAAGTCGTTCAGCACGGTGACCACGAGCGACGTCGTGCGACGGGTGAAGTTCTACCTCGACGGCGAACAGGTCTTCGACGATCGGCGCAAGCCCTTCCAGACCACGATCGACCTGGGGCCGGAGGCGCTGCCCCACACGGTCCGGATCGTCGCCTACGACCGCTCGGACCGCTGGTTGGGTGAGGACGAACTGACGATCAACGAGCGCCAGAGACGGGTCGGAGTCGGTATCGCGGCAGTGGAGGCGCAACCCGGGGGCCGGTACGCCGTGGAGGCCCAGGTCGAGCTGACCCGCGGCCGCGCTCTCGACCGGGTCGAGTTCTACCGCAACGACCGCCTCGCGGCTACCTTGACCCGACCTCCGTTCCGCACCGTCCTGCCCGGACCCGCAATCCCGGGCGCCGACTTCGCCCGCGTTGCCGTTCATCTGGACGACGGCACGATGATCGAAGACGTGGAGTTTCTCTCCTCCGATACGCCAATGGCCGAAACGGTGGTCAACCTGGTCGAGGTCTACGTCGTCGTCAACGATGAGGAAGGCAAGCCGATCACGACCCTCGAAAGCGACGACTTCGTACTGCGGTCCGGTCGACGGGAGATCCCGATCGAGCGCTTCGCGGTCGCCGAAGACGTGCCCCTGGTGCTCGGCCTGGCCGTCGACAGTTCCCAGAGCATGTTCGCCCTGATGCCGGACACCCGTCGAGCGGCGGCCCGCTTTCTCGGCAACACCCTCACCCAGATCGACCAGGCGTTCCTGGTCGACTTCGACACCCGGCCGCGCCTGCTCTCGGACACCACCGCCGACGTCAGCGAACTGATCAGCACCCTGGGACGGATCCAGGCAGACGGGCAGACCGCCCTCTACGACGCCATGCAGTTCTGCCTGGTCCATCTCGCTCGCGACCAGGGACGGCGCGCCCTGGTCGTGTTGACGGACGGCGACGATTACGGCAGCCAGAGCAGCTACCGGCGGACGTTCAGGACGGCCGGAAACACCGGCGTGCCGATCTACGTCATCTCGATGAGCCAGGGCGAAGACCGTTGGGGACGCGGTCCCCGCAAGCTGGACCTTGAAGCGATCACGAAGGCGAGCGGCGGACGCGTGTACTACGTCGCCAGCATGGACGCAGTGCTCTGGGCCTACGGACACATCGGCGAGGAACTGCGTAGCCAGTACATGCTCGGCTACGCCACGGGCGAGCCGCTGACTCCCCGTGAGGTGCAGTCCATAAAGGTGGAACTGCGGGACAAGCGGCAGGACCGCGAAGTGCGGATGACCGTCGGCCGCGGCCGCGGCTAG